Within the Osmia bicornis bicornis unplaced genomic scaffold, iOsmBic2.1, whole genome shotgun sequence genome, the region agatatagtaataacgatactgccattatatgtacattgatcggtgggaagggatcattatattacattatatctaatgtacatatagtagtaatgatattgttattaaatgtacattgatctgtgggattaaatcagtatattaagttacatctgatgtagatatagtaataatggtattgttattaaatgtacattggtctgtgggattgaatcagtatattaaatttcatctgatatagatatagtaataatgatattgttattaaatgtacattggactgtgggatgaaatcagtatattaaatttcatctgatgtagatatagtaataatgatattgttattaaatgtatattacacatccaatgtagatatggtaataacgatactgccattacatgtacattgatcggtgggaagggatcagtatattacattatatccaatgtagatatagtgtaaatgattctgttattcaatgtacattgatcggtgggaaggaatcagtatattgcagcagatctaatgcagatatagtaataacgatactgccattatatgtacattgatcggtgggaagggatcattatattacattatatctaatgtagatatagtaataatgatattgttattaaatgtacattggtctgtgggattaaatcagtatattaaatttcatctgatgtagatatagtaataatgatattgtaattaaatgtatattacatatctaatgtagatatagtaataacgatactgccattatatgtacattgatcggtgggaagggatcattatattagattatatctaatgtagatacagtaataatgatattgttattaaatgtacattggtctgtgggattaaatcagtatattacatttcatctgatgtagatatagtaataatgatattgttattaaatgtatattacatatctaatgtagatatagtaataacgaaactgttattatatgtacattgatctgtgggaaggtatcagtatattacattatatctaatgtacatataataacagtttcgttattactatatctacattagatataatgtaatatactgataccttcccacagatcaatgtacatacaataacagtttcgttattactatatctacattagatatgtaatatacatgtaataacaatatcattattactatgtctacattagatataatgtaatatactgatccctacccacagctccatgtacatataataacagtttcgttattactatatctacattggatacaatgtaatatactgatcccttcccaccgatcaatgtacatgtaatggcagtatcgttatttctatgtctacattagatatgtaatatacatttaataacaatatcattattactatatctacatcagatgaaatgtaatatactgatttaatcccacagaccaatgtacatttaatagcagtttcgttattactatatctacaatagatataatgtaatatactgataccttcccacagatcaatgtacatacaataacagtatcgtttttactatatctacattagatatgtaatatacatttaataacaatatcgtcgttactatatctgcattagatacgtaataaaaacttaataacagtatcgttattactatatcaacattagatctactgcaatatactgattcctccccacagatcaatgtacattgaataccagtatcatttatactatatcgacattggatataatgtaatatactgatgtcttcccacagatcaaagtaattttggtaacaatatcattattactatatctaccttagataaaatgtaatatactgatccctacccacagatcaatgtacatataataacagtttcgttattactatatctacaatagatataatgtaatatactgataccttcccacagatcaatgtacgtataataacagtatcgttattactatatcgacagtagatatgtaatatacatttaataacgatatcattattactatatctacatgagatgaaatgtaatatactgatttaatcccacagaccaatgtacatttaataacaatatcgttattactatatctacattagatataatgtaatataatgatcccttcccaccgatcaatgtacatataatggcagtatcgttattactatatctacattggatacaatgtaatatactgataccttcccacagatcaatgtacatataataacagtatcgttattactatatcgacattagatatgtaatatacatttaataacaatatcattattactatatctgcatcagatgaaatgtaatatactgatttaatcccacagaccaatgtacatttaataacaatatcgttattactatatctacatcagatgtaatttaatataatgatttaatcccacagatcaatgtacatataataacaatatcgttgttactatatctacattagatataatgtaatatactgataccttcccacagatccatgtacatacaataacagtattgttattactatatctacattggatacaatgtaatatactgatcccttcccaccgatcaatgtacatgtaatggcagtatcgttatttctatgtctacattagatatgtaatatacatttaataacaatatcattattactatatctacatcagatgtaatgtaatatactgatttaatcccacagaccaatgtacatttaataacagtttcgttattactatatctacaatagatatactgtaatatactgataccttcccacagatcaatgtacatacaataacagtatcgttattactatatctacattagatatgtaatatacatttaataacaatatgattattactatatctacatcagatgaaatgtaatatactgatttattcctacagaacattgtacatttaataacaatatcatactatatctacattagatacaatgtaatatactgataccttcccacagatcaatgtacatacaataacagtagcgttattactatatctacattagatatgtaatatacatttaacaacaatatcattattactatatctacatcagatgaaatttaatatactgatttaatctcacagaccaatctacatttaataacaacatcattattactatatctacattagatataatgtaatataatgatcccgtcccaccgatcaacgtacatataatggcagtatcgttattagtatatctacattagatatgtaatatacatttaacaacaatatcattattactacatctacatcagatgaaatttaatatactgatttaatctcacagaccaatctacatttaataacaacatcattattactatatctacattagatataatgtaatataatgatcccgtcccaccgatcaacgtacatataatggcagtatcgttattagtatatctacttttgatatgtaatatacatttaataacaatatcattattaatatatctacatcagatgtaatgtaatatactgatgtattcccacagacctatgcacatttaataacaatatcatcattactatatctgcattggatacaatgtaatatactgatcccttcccaccgatcaatgtacatgtaatggcagtatcgttatttgtatgtctacatcagatatgtaatatacatttaataacaatatcattattactatatctacatcagatgtaatgttatgtactgatttattcccacagaccaatgtacatttaataacaatatcatactatacctacgttagatacaatgtaatatactgataccttcccacagatcaatgtacatacaataacagtatcgttattactatatctacattggatacaatgtaatatactgatcccttcccacagatcaatgtacatgtaatggcagtatcgttatttctatgtctacattagatatgtaatatacatttaataacaatatcattattactatatctacatcagatgaaatgtaatatgctgatttaatcccacagaccaatgtacatttaataacattatcattattactatatctacattagatataatgtaatgtaatgatttaatcccacagaacaatgtacatttaataacaatatcattattactatatctacattagatataatgtaatataatgatcccttcccaccgatcaatgtatatataatggcagtatcgttattactatatctgcattaggtctgctgcaatatactgattccttcccacagatcaatgtacattgaataacagtatcatttataatatatctacattggatataatgtaatatactgatgccttcccacagatcaatgtatttTTGGTAACagcatcattattactatatctacattagatataatgtaatatactgctccctacccacagatcaatttacatataataacagtttcgttattactatatctacattagatacaatataatatactgataccttccaacagatcaatgtacatataataacagtttcgttattactatatctacattagatatgtaatatacatttaataacaatatcattattactatatctacatcagatcaaatttaacatactgatttaatcccacagaccaatgtacatttaataacaatatcattattactatatctacattagatataatgtaatataatgatcccttcccaccgatcaatgtatatataatggcagtatcgttatttctatatctacatttgatatttaatacacatttaataacaatatcattattaatatatctacatcagatgtaatgtaatatactgatttattcccacagaccaatgtacatttaataacaatatcacactatatctacattggatacaatgtaatatactgataccttcccacagatcaatgtacatacaataacagtatcgttattactatatctacattagatatgtaatatacacttaatagcaatatcattattactatatctgcattagatctgctgcaatatactgattccttcccacagatcagtgtacattgaataacagtatcatttatactatatctacattggatataatgtaatatagtgatccctacccacagatcaatgtaattttggtaacaacatcattattactatatctacattagatacaatgtaatatactgatccctacccacagatcaatgtacatataatagcagtttcgtaattactatatctacaatagatataatgtaatatactgatatcttcccacagatcaatatacatataataacagtatcgttattactatatctacattagatataatgtaatatactgataccttcccgcagatcaatttacatataataacagtaacgttattactatatctacattagatatgtgatatacatttaataacaatatcattattactatatctacatcagatgaaatttaatatactgatttaatcccacagaccaatgtacatttaataacaatatcattattactacatctacattggatacaatgtaatatactgataccttcccaccgatcaatgtacatataatggcagtatcgttattactatatctgcattagatctcctgcaatatactgattccttcccactgatcaatgtacattgaataacagtattatttatactatatctacattggatataatgtaatatactgattccttcccacagatcaatgtactttttgtaacaatatcattattactatatctacattagatataatgtaatatactgatccctacccacagatcaatgtacatataataacagcttcgttattactatatctacaatagatataatgtaatatactgacactttcccaccgatcaatgtacatataataacagtatcgttattactatatctacattatatatgtaatatgcatttaataacaatatcattattactatatctatatcagatgaaatgtaatgcactgatttaatcccacagaccaatgtacatttaataacaataccattattactatgtctacatcagatgtaatttactATACTGATtaaatcccacagatcaatgtacatataataacagtttcgttattactatacctacattagatataatgtaatatactgataccttcccacaaatcaatgtacatataatgacagtatcgttattactatatctacattagatatataatatacatttaataacaatatcattattactatatctacattagatataatgtaatatactgatcccttcccaccgatcaatgtatatataatggcagtatcgttattactatatctgcattaggtctgctgcaatatactgattccttcccacagatcaatgtacattgaataacagtatcatttataatatatctacattggatataatgtaatatactgatgccttcccacagatcaatgtaattgtggtaacaacatcattattactatatctacattagatataatgtaatatactgatccctacccacagatcaatgtacatataataacagtttcgttattactatatctacattagatacaatataatatactgataccttccaacagatcaatgtacatataataacagtttcgttattactatatctacattagatacaatataatatactgataccttccaacagatcaatgtacatataataacagtttcgttattactatatctacattagatatgtaatacacatttaataacaatatcattattactatatctacatcagatcaaatttaatatactgatttaatcccacagaccaatgtacatttaataacaatatcattattactatatctacattagatataatgtaatataatgatcccttcccaccgatcaatgtatatataatggcagtatcgttattactatatctacatttgatatttaatacacatttaataacaatatcattattaatatatgtttCGAGGGCGGTGGAAATCCCGGATGGATTGCGCCGGAAATAAATGACTCTTGCGGGATGgtgttacaaatttatttgataCTGTCAAACTATAAAATTGCGATGCTGATCAGTCTTAAATTGAACGCCGATTTGACAATGATTTGAGGAATGTTGAGTGCACAAATGCAAAGTTGAGTCGTCTGATTGAATTGAACAATTGAACACAAAGCGATGAATTATGTCGTTGAATGAATTTACAATGAACAATTGGCGTTGAACATGACAATTTCTGAACGTTGACAATGAGCTAAGAGCGCTGTTAATTATATGAATTCAGCCGCTGCTGTGATTTATCCCGTGAACAGTGTATGGCCGACACGTGGTTACCGGCTCGTGTGAATAATGATCGTGTTGTAATTGAGCAGTACCTGTCGCAATCCGGTTGCACTTCGAGTTGCTGCGGATTCCTTGGGTCAAGGTGTGAGCCTTTCTGGTGATCTTTTGATTGAACTTCACTTGATCCTTTCGTAAAACTGGTGAGCTGATGAGCACGTGTGCCGGTTATCGATTCTTGATCTTTAATGGCGTCGTTGCGCGCGAGAGAGTCGAGAAGACCCTTGCttacgcgttacctagatgggcgactcccgatcgataaatcgatcgaccgtgagcgccatcatagctgagcggattctcaaacatttcCGCCCGCCATCAGCAACTCGTTGATGATGATTCTGCAAGGGTGAGCTCAGCTTGATGGTGAACAGGCAGGATGACAAGCTTCGTGATCGGTCGGACAAGAGTCGTGGTTGcagtcttcacagttgcaacCCTGGTGAGACCATCCTTACCGGGGTGAACGTCGATCACTCTTGCGAGTGGCCATTTGCTAGGTGGAAGATGCTCGTTCATGAGCAGCACCAACGAGCCTGTCCTGATGTCGTTCGATGGATGATGCCACTTTGAGATTGATTGAAGTCTCTGCAGGTAGTGTCGAGACCACTGAGACCAGAAGTGTTGAACCCTCTGCTGGATCAGTTGCCATTTCGACAATCTACCTGGTGAGACGTCGAGCAGTGATGGTTCTGGTATCGTGTTGAGCGCTGAACCGATGAGGAAGTGTCCTGGGGTGAGCGCAGAGATGTCGTCGGGATCGTCACTGAGCGGCTCCAATGGTCTTGAGTTGAGCACCGCTTCGATCTGTGTGAGGAGAGTGGAAAACTCTTCGAATGTTAGTAAGAGCTCACCAATTGTTCTCCTGAGATGGTACTTGATTGATTTCACCACAGCTTCCCATTTTCCTCCCATGTGAGGAGCAGCTGGTGGGTTGAACATCCATTGAGTGCTGTCAGCTGACAGAATCGATGCGATCTGTCGGTGCTCCTGTGAACTTGACGTGAACAGGCGTTTGAGCTCTGCCTGTGCTCCAATAAAATTTGTACCACAGTCAGAGTACAACTTGTGAGCGATCCCTCTTCGTGATGAGAATCTTCTGTAGGCTGCCAGAAATCCCTCGGTTGAGTAATCGCTGACAACCTCGAGGTGAACAGCTGATGAGGAGAAACATACGAACACGCAGATCCATCCTTTGATTGTTTTCGAGCCTCttccctttgaatttttcattgtgatCGGTCCTGCATAGTCGACACCGGTGTGAGCGAATGGTCGTGATGGTGTGACTCGACAGAGAGGTAGTTGACCCATCATCTGACGAGCACGAATCCCCCTCTGACGAGCACACACGACACATCTCAAAATGTGAGATTTTACAGGAGCTCTGCCACCGATGATCCAGTACCGTTGTCGAATGTATGCGAGCGTGAGCTGCGTTCCTCCGTGAAATGTTCGCTTGTGAGCATCTTCAATGATGATCTTCGACAGGTGAGCGTCCCGTGGGAGGATCGCTGGATGTTTTTCATCCCTGCTGAGCGCTGTGTTTGTGAGTCTTCCTCCTACTCGTATTGTTCCCTGCGAATCGATGAAGGCGGTGAGGCGACTGAAGGGGTGAGTTGCAGGCAGGGTTGAGCCTGAGTTGAGCGTCTTGATTTCGCTGGTGAAGTACAAGTGTTGAGTCGCGTGAATCCAGAAGAGCTGCGCCTTCTCCATGTCGCAGGATGGTATGATGATCACAGGGGGAGTTTCGAGCTTTCTCTTAAGCCGTGAGGCAAACCTGAAACAAAGTGCAGTCAGTCTATACAGCTTAATAAGAgatgaatatttgtaaatgagATCCCAATGATAACTTAGCTTTTGAGCTGAAGCAAAGAGTGAGACATTGGGTCTCACTTCGAGCTCGCTGGTTAAAGTTGAGAATTCCTTTTGCTCTGGCCAATGATCTTGATTTCGAGCCATCCATGGAGGACCCTTCCACCAAAGCTCAAATCGTTGAAGTTGATCTGTCGAAATGCCTCGGGAAGCACAGTCGGCTGGATTAGAAGTACCTGGAACATGCCTCCAATGCGCATTTGGAGTGAGTTCTTGAATCTGAATGACTCTGTTCCGAACATAATCCTTCCAACGTGATGCTTGAGATTTGATCCATATGAGCGAAACTTGAGAATCCGTCCACAGGTGCGTTGCCTTGATTTTTACCTTGAGCGTTGAttgaacatattttgtgagtttTGCCAATAGGAGTGCTGCAGACAACTCCAATCTTGGTATTGTGagcctcttcagtggtgcaaCCTTTGTCTTAGAGCAGACAAGTGACGTCATTGAGTCGTTGGACGGAGAGCTGACAGTGATATAAATCACTGCTGCCATGGCAAGTTGAGAAGCATCAGAGAATCCATGAATTTCTACAGTTGAATTGTTCCATGTGTTGAACCATCTTGGAATTGTCAGTTTGGCCAAACCTTTGAGATCTTCTCTGATGATGAACCATCGTGATGCAATCTGAGACGGTAATTGGTCGTCCCAATTGATTTTGTGTAGCCAGAGTTCTTGTAATAGCATCTTTGCTCGTACTATTACCGGTGAGACGAAACCTAATGGATCAAATATCCGAGCCACTTCGGACAATACGAGGCGTTTTGAACACTTACTTGGTTGATCAGTCAAAGTTGATGAGAAGCCGAATGCGTCAGTTTGAGGCATCCATTGAATACCGAGTAATTTGGTAGTGCAGTCGTCAAATGATATGGGAGCTGACGATTGTGTGGATGACGAAACAGCCCGTAGAAGATCTGGGTGAGTCGcatgccattttgcgagtggaaatccGCCCGCGTTGCACAATGCAATCAGCTGTTGAGCGACCTCCACAAGTTCCGAGATTGAGTCTGCTCCTCCAAAAATATCGTCCACATATCTGCCATGTGTGAGCGAAGGCGTTGCCAGAGGGAATCGATGACCCTCATCGTGAACAAGTTGCATGAGTGCTCGTGTCGCCAGGAAGGGAGCCGCCTTTGTACCGTACGTGACAGTTGTGAGCTGGTAAGGGATGACATTGTGGTCTTCATCGATCCAAAGGATTCGCTGGAGATCCCAATCATCCTTGTGAACTGCTACCTGGCGATACATTTTTGTGATGTCTGTGGCAAAAATGTGGTAATAATGGCGA harbors:
- the LOC123988914 gene encoding uncharacterized protein LOC123988914; this translates as MRTPDWPHIRKLRLADNDFLTPRPVDLIIGADFYGRIIKPNIIKGSPTTPIAQLSIFGWLVIGPVNESHSHTNYSHFAVAQDDQSNLQELLTKFWVQEESPMDIPSTLTPEEEECESHFCATHTRDHTGRYIVRIPLKAPASLLGNSHKIAQRCLQSTLRRLSKDSTYNQLYFKFMKEYEELGHMVKAQDHQRISSREAENVGPDGEMTLAHDASASGGLRVSSDGSTPQTSAHLQPYYLPHHGVLRLDSSTTKLRVVFNGSKATTSGKSVNDLMHTGANLLLNVTDVLIWLRHYYHIFATDITKMYRQVAVHKDDWDLQRILWIDEDHNVIPYQLTTVTYGTKAAPFLATRALMQLVHDEGHRFPLATPSLTHGRYVDDIFGGADSISELVEVAQQLIALCNAGGFPLAKWHATHPDLLRAVSSSTQSSAPISFDDCTTKLLGIQWMPQTDAFGFSSTLTDQPSKCSKRLVLSEVARIFDPLGFVSPVIVRAKMLLQELWLHKINWDDQLPSQIASRWFIIREDLKGLAKLTIPRWFNTWNNSTVEIHGFSDASQLAMAAVIYITVSSPSNDSMTSLVCSKTKVAPLKRLTIPRLELSAALLLAKLTKYVQSTLKVKIKATHLWTDSQVSLIWIKSQASRWKDYVRNRVIQIQELTPNAHWRHVPGTSNPADCASRGISTDQLQRFELWWKGPPWMARNQDHWPEQKEFSTLTSELEVRPNVSLFASAQKLSYHWDLIYKYSSLIKLYRLTALCFRFASRLKRKLETPPVIIIPSCDMEKAQLFWIHATQHLYFTSEIKTLNSGSTLPATHPFSRLTAFIDSQGTIRVGGRLTNTALSRDEKHPAILPRDAHLSKIIIEDAHKRTFHGGTQLTLAYIRQRYWIIGGRAPVKSHILRCVVCARQRGIRARQMMGQLPLCRVTPSRPFAHTGVDYAGPITMKNSKGRGSKTIKGWICVFVCFSSSAVHLEVVSDYSTEGFLAAYRRFSSRRGIAHKLYSDCGTNFIGAQAELKRLFTSSSQEHRQIASILSADSTQWMFNPPAAPHMGGKWEAVVKSIKYHLRRTIGELLLTFEEFSTLLTQIEAVLNSRPLEPLSDDPDDISALTPGHFLIGSALNTIPEPSLLDVSPGRLSKWQLIQQRVQHFWSQWSRHYLQRLQSISKWHHPSNDIRTGSLVLLMNEHLPPSKWPLARVIDVHPGKDGLTRVATVKTATTTLVRPITKLVILPVHHQAELTLAESSSTSC